A window of Grus americana isolate bGruAme1 chromosome 15, bGruAme1.mat, whole genome shotgun sequence genomic DNA:
TTCACACCGTATTCTCTTTGCTGAGTTAAAGTAGAGATACTTCATCTGTGTAACCAGTAAAACTTGAATGGAGAGAAAGTCATCTTGCTACAGCTATGCTGTTCTGGAATGTCGGCACTTTGTATCGCTTTTGTATACCGGTTATCTGACTGTCTTGAAACCAGGAAGAGCCACACGTGAACTGTTCTCTACTGCAAACTAAAGAAAGTCTTACCAAATTAATCCTTTTCTCCTTGATTTGTAAGAGGTCTAGAATACAGCAGTTTAAGCATATGGGTCTGGCTCTACGTGCAAGTCTCATGAGACTAGTatcttaacaaaaaaagaagtacGTGCCAGGGGAAGAACAGCCCTCTATCAGCTGTACCCCATGCTGCACTCAAGAGACAACAGAAGGAGCTTTTTGCTACTGACAGCGTTCATTTTGCTTCAAATCATAGCCTTcgattaaaacaaaaagaggcAAGTTAGCACTAAAAATGCAAGTCAACATCTTATTGTAGAAGAAAGGGACAAAACTTTTTGTCTAGGTCATTATCGTCTCAAATACAGTTACAATTCTCAAGCAAGCTTGCTAGGCCTATGTTACTTGTTATTTCATATGTACAGGTACAAGCAGCAAGTCTAATACTTCCTATACAGCTGAAGAACTTGGACTTGGTTATTTGTAACTTATCTCAGGGAAGAGATTTACagtagcttttttcccctcctaggCCATTAAGTGTTAAAAAATTTCAGTAGGCAAAGGAAGCTATGTACGTGCCTCAAAGCACGTGTGGCTACCCTAAGAGTTTTAGAATAGCTAAGCTGCCATTGGTGGCTCAGCGGtgttccttctcctcccctttctgcccccccccgccactcCCAAACCTTTGAGGTCCAGAACTCCCCATTTATCACATCTTTTTTACAGTTACTATAGCTGAACCATAGTACAGAGCAGGAAATGGAAGGGAAGTCCTTATTTGGAAGGACTTCCCCATTGCTAGCTAAAAACTTCCGCAAACTGAGCGGCAATCTCCCTTCCCCATATCAACATTTGTTTGCGTATCAAAGACCGAAACTTATCTCATAGTACTACACTTAAATCGGGAGAGTTATCTACAAGATACGTTAACTGAATTCTACGGCTGACTGTTCCTCTGTAGactaaaatgcctttttactGCAGGCTGTTAACATAGACCCTAATTGCTAAGTACACAAACAGGGGTTCTAGGAAAAATTCCTAGTAGTTGCACTTCTGCCAGTTTTAATAAGTAACCGCTTCTGCCGTTTCAGCGTGCAGacctacagaaagaaaagcccGCTCTACTGCCATTTCAAACTCCCGGAAACCTTCTGGACCATCCCTGAGGGTTCATTATCCATCATTAGCTCCCAGGTTGGAATCCATCAAAATGGCAGTTTCCTTGCAGTAGCTACATGGTTAGAGCACTCACTTCTAGCAGCCAAAAGCTTAACCTTCCTAGCTGCAACTAAAGGAAATCACTTACTTCCTGTCTTGTAGCTCCTGTGGTACCTCCCTCAACACATTACTGAAGGCTTACACCTTCTTCTCCAGAAAAAGTATTCTGCTTCAGTCCAATAAACTGTTAAGAGTAGGAGTTCTGACTTCGTGACTGCGCACTCAAGCTAGTAGCGGAGACAAGCGTTAACTGCAGATTTGGTTGGAAGGTCTGGAATCCCATCTTCAGTTGTGGTTCAGGAGTCCCGTCGTACGTTACGTACAGTTGCATCATATTATTCCTATATGCCGTGgaacacaaagcaaaaagcttctggaagCCTATTTACAGTTCACAGTTGTAAAGTAGTTCACATTACAGTAGTACCTCCATCAAAATAGGCTCGGCTAAACATTCAGGTAACAAAAAACACTAGCGGTCTCTTCACGCCAATACATCCCCGTGTCCATTGCCAGCAACGGACGTTACGGCAGGTGAGTTGGCTCCTGTCGTAGAGGAATTGGGATACGCGGTCGGTGCAAAGTGCAACTTCTCAGTGCATGCAGTTGCAAACAAAGCTTATTTAATCCTCATCAGGGTGCTTTCTGATGAGTAGCGTGCACGTGACCAGGTTCTTCACAGTATAGAGATTCTTCAGCTGGTTAAACACCTCATAAGCGTAGTCCATATACACGCATTACTCCAAGTTAGCTGTGTACTTCTGTGCCATTTGGGGTTAGCTTAGCTTTCCTCTCTACACAAGGTCCTTTAGCAGAGTACTGCACCAGAAGAAAGGGCTCTTTGGTTTCTCCTTCGCCCACAATGCTTTCCTCATCTTCAGACTGGCCAATCCTCTGCAGACGCAGGTAACACCAGCACCCCAGTATCAAGGCACCAAGAGCTGCAATAGCAAtcaaaataacaataacagtCACCACTCCAGTGGTGGGGCTGTGATCCATAATAGACATGGTCAATTTTTCAGATTGACCAGCTTGCTTAAGGAGATTCTTCTGTCTTCAAGCCTATCAGGCTTATCGCATCTTCCAACtcctgcagtggaaaaaaaataatagacaCTTTTTTAAGTTGTGCGGCCTTACCACGTTCAGCAACATAATATTCACGGTTGACATCCTTCATGATGGCACACGACTCTCGCATTCAGTGCTTTGAGCTTCTCGCGCTCCTACGGTTCTTACTCATTTTAAGCTATTACTTCAAATTGCCTTTGAAGATGCAGGTTTCTACAGCAAactaaagcaaatgaaagctaAACTTACTTCACCTCTCAGCACGCTTGTGAAGGTAGCGCATGGTCAGCCTGCTAAGAGGTTACAATTTTTACTAGGAGACCAAAGATGAGACCAGACACATCAATAGACTGTACGGAAGTTAAGCAGTTTGGtatagagagagagatttaAGCCGATTTAATACAAATGCTCAATACCGGGCAAGTTCTCAAAGCCATGACACAGTAGCAATTCAGTTACCTTTAGTTTTCCTAAAGGAATCCAACAAAAACAGTACATTTGAGTCAGAAGTCTGGCCCTTTTTAAGAAAGTTTAATTTACAAGCATCCTTCTTACATACGGTTCCAGGATTGGTAAGCTGATTGCAAAGGCTATTGCCGTGCTAATGCATTACTATAAGCCTGTCTGTAACACTAGTCTGTTTAGGAGGGTCAACTACGTGGTAATTAATCAGTGGTTCATCGAGCTGACAAAAACCGAGATGTTGCTTTATACGCATTTTTCATAAGAAGCAGGTAGAGCTAGATTTATTGAAGACTAACAAAACACCAGGGGAAGATCACTATTTCAAGCTCCTGCTCCACTTAGCGGCTTTCAGACCACAAGAGCAGGGTAATGCGTTAGGACCGCAGCTGAAATTGGAACAGATGTTAAACTATAGAAAGATCAGACCCAAGTCTCCATCAGTCTCATTTCTCAGCAGGCAGCGAGAAAAACCTTGCAGTCACTCTGTGAGTGGGTGACACAGAAAGTTTCGGGACCCGTCCTTGAGGCAGGATGTTACACATGAACGCTCCCTCTGTTGACACTAGAAAGTTACTTTCAGCTGGGTTCAGCTCTCCCATGTCTCAAGTGATTTTGCTTTGATATGGCAAAGTAGAAAGCATTAGAGATTCAACGCTAGGACCCCCAGGATGCACAAGACCGACTGACCGCTGCAAAACAATTTCCAGTCCAAATCTGAGCATGACGCAGCCGCTTACAGATTCCTCTTAAAGATCTTTCTTGGCCAAATCCACAGGTTTTTACCTTTACAATTCTGAATGCTTTTTGATTTGATTAAAAATTCAAAGGATCAGTTTGAACTCTGGGACAGAAAAGAGCACCACGTCCCCTGGACATACTGCCCAGTAAATTCCCTTTCTCTAGGCACAGAAATGAGTGCGATCGCACATTAACGCCATCAAGATAATCAGGCTGCATCAAGAAGCCCTTTCAAGCTTCTGTTCGGAAAGCTCGTCGCATCTTTGCACCATACCGTAGTTAACACTGAGACCTCTAGGAGAAAACAAACCTACGTATCTCTGGAAAAATTATTCCGCGGACATTAACATCGTCGGAAAAGGACAACTAGATAAAAATCAAGGTCGCTTGATTTTTGAGGGAGCACTTCAACTCCACTGCTCAATGAGATAAAGTGTAGATGTCATTCCTTCTGCAGGCAtatcctcttctccttcccactcAAGGAGTCTGGAGCCAGCACCCTATATAAAGGCAGGTATTAAGCATCTGCACAGATTTACAACAGTACAAACAGGTAGTTAATGGTGCACGATAGTAACTGGGATGGCAGCGCTGTTATTTTATCAGCTTTGGGTAGTTTTGTTTCAAACACCTGTGGTGTTCTGGCACTGAAAGCCACGGCGCTGTTGCTAGCTCATGCCGCTGTTTTTCTGGCTTCAGGTCACCATACCCCTCTAGAGCCAAAAGCTCTCCCGCTGCCTTAATTCTGTCCTTAGCACGGTACATTTGCATGTTGTAACTATGCTAATAAGAACTACCAGAGAGGCCTTTGGTTTCCATGTTGTTTTCTAGACCCAGAACTTCAACGTCACTACTCTTTCCACCAGCAACTGATTGAAATCAAGAATAAGCCATCTTCAGGGTCCGCTTACTGATGGTAGAAATACCGCGTTCTGTAGATCCGCTTAAAGTTATTTAAAGGTGATTACAACTAGCTTTCAGACTCACTTGTCCATTAAAGCACACAGGAGCTAAGAAAGCCCCTTAGGATACCAGGAGCAACACTGACTTGATTTATCACTTTTACTGTAAGATACTAAAAGCTGTAAATTCCTGATCTTCACAGGGATTGCTAACACCATCCCTGTATACTCAGTGGCACTTCTGGTGCTATATCCCTTTCCACCACGCTTGCCatcaaagcaaacatttaagCGTATTTACTCATTGGCAAGATTAGTCAGATTTGCTGGTGGGAACTGCAAATAGCCTATCTCAGTTCTTAGAGCAATCAAACAGTGAAAACACCGGCTACAAGCCATTTTTTCGTAAATAAcaactgctttgtttctttttttttttgcctaatgCCAGGTTCTACTCAGAACGTAATTTGTGAAGTTTTATTATCCAGTTCAGAGGCTAGCTAAGTAAAGGACAGACATAAGTTGCAGAAGGCTGCTAGGGGACAAATTCAACGCAAGGCCGGCGTTAGTTTCTAAACCAAGGTTTTCATTAGTGTAGGCATTCTGCTGCTCAGTTCGCTATTGTTAATGCCTGCAGGCATATTTCTCAAAAGAAATACTGCTACCGCAGAAGCCAAAGCTATAGGAAGAGTCCTCAAAAAGCAAATCTAGCGTAGTTCACACGAGTATACAAAGGCCTTCGAGCACGAGGACTTACATTTAAGGTGCAAGTATTAagtctttgggttttggtttgttgggggggggaagaaaggtgGGAGGTATACTTTCTATTACAGTATTTCACTTAAAGTAAGTTGaatggggcaggggaagagaaatgagaataaaacTACCAGAGCGACCTTAaccttaaaaaattatttagaaaaaaaagatttagcaCTGACCGCTTAGTTAAAAAGCCTCCACGTTAAGACCTTCAAGAGACAGAGTAATAGCAGCTTGCAGTACACGCTATTAAttgtgaaaaatgctttttcctgtCTGTGCCAGTAAGATTACTTTTGAGGAATGCTGCATACTCATCATAAGAGTGTCCTTTTTGCCGTTGGAAGATGAGGGGGAAAATCCTCTCGGGAAATCAGAGCCAAAATTCTACCGTTGGCAGACAAGCGCGTACAACACCCGCACTACCCAGACGTAGAAAGTTAGGCCTTTACAACACAGGAGCACTCAGGCTTCACCGCTTCCAACACCGTTACTCCTAATTAACTCCAGTTAACACCACCTCTTTCAGATAAAGCCAAGGTACCTCGAACAAACCGGAGCTTGGCCAGAGGCTATTTTAAAaggcaggcgggggggggagctgcaTAGCAGAAGCCTGCAATGGAAATCTTCTCCCACCCCTTATTATACTTACAAGGAGGAATAAAAGAGCAGGGAAGGCGGCtaaagaaaggcttttctgtGGCTACTTAGTTACAGACAGTCTTCCAACAGCTTAACATTCAAGCAACCATGAGAAGCAGTAGAACAAAACCCGATACCTAACAGCGTTGCCCGGAACAGCAGTTAGTTTCCGTGTGAGGTGCAGTAGTACCTTACGCTTAATCAAGAATCACTTTTAAAGCTTTATACCAAGCTAAGCCACACAGAAGTTACTATTTTACAGAAGACAGTCAGATGAGGAAAGGGGAGAGCAACAGTCTAGGAAGTCTCCCAGACACAGCGACCCAATTTCAGCAGTCAGACCTTCTCGGTAGCATAGCAAGTGGAGTAGGTTTATGCTGTAGCTGCCCATCAGGCAAGTCAGCCCATTTATGCAGAACCAGAAGCAAGCTTCTAGCGTTAAGACCACGTTTGCTTCAGAGGCAAGTGCATGGCTGGCAAAGCATCTGTCAAGCTCTACATTTGTATTTGTCAGCATCACATCCACGTGAAGCTCTAAGGAGAGATCTGTCGCGGTAAGGTAACAAGGTCACTTCTGACATTCAGTTATCGGAAGTAACACGCTGTTTATATCCTGTGGCATAGTTTAATTCTTGATGGTATTAGGAAAATTGCTGAGACAGCAACATTACATTTGCTGATAAAACCAAACTTTTTATGCATTCAAGgaagttctcaaaaaaaaaaatcctaaaccaCGCATTTTGACGTCTTTGTCTAACAGCAGCTAGATAGCACCCGTGCATTTCTGATATTCAAGCAGTTTTTATACTCGGCTTGAATCTTCAGAC
This region includes:
- the SNN gene encoding stannin, which translates into the protein MSIMDHSPTTGVVTVIVILIAIAALGALILGCWCYLRLQRIGQSEDEESIVGEGETKEPFLLVQYSAKGPCVERKAKLTPNGTEVHS